A genome region from Arachis duranensis cultivar V14167 chromosome 8, aradu.V14167.gnm2.J7QH, whole genome shotgun sequence includes the following:
- the LOC107460995 gene encoding protein FAR1-RELATED SEQUENCE 5-like, whose translation MKEKQPKSVITDGDLAMKSAVSTVFPGAHHRLCSWHLLRNATARVGRPDFLRKFCLCLMGDLEVDEFETIWTDSMADHGLEDHPWIVDMYAKKHSWSNAHIRGKFFAGLKTTSRCEALNMQLGKFIHNRYNLREFVEHFQHYLEFMRRRELVADYKSAYGEPVVKTKLEAIEQFAATVYTKEVFELFREVLMLASNVRVVSTKRTSTCVLFKVAMYCKQRSWAVSWAEEDDEFSCSCQRMESFGLPCVHMVGVMVYLNMTAIPKGLILDRWTKRAKQPRAHCDGTRVGEIPEAAYMSIHAVMLDDCRELVSLSCRFFEDYVDVKTRLAKECQSLRDKYRQRLGVAEEVSRVSVRDPMRPRYKGCGRRVVTSRGKFRRVQRCRLCGKGEHNSCKCQQSSTGENIDSFEADAAYESMKAGEGVRSTTNLSELAEPFFLAVTH comes from the coding sequence ATGAAGGAAAAACAGCCGAAGTCTGTCATCACGGACGGTGACCTCGCCATGAAGAGTGCGGTTAGCACAGTTTTTCCCGGTGCACATCACAGGTTGTGTAGCTGGCATCTGTTAAGGAACGCCACTGCTAGAGTTGGACGGCCGGATTTTCTTAGGAAATTCTGTCTATGCCTCATGGGAGATCTAGAGGTTGACGAATTTGAGACAATATGGACAGATAGCATGGCGGACCACGGGTTGGAGGATCATCCGTGGATAGTGGATATGTATGCCAAGAAGCATTCATGGTCCAATGCCCATATCCGGGGGAAATTCTTCGCAGGACTGAAGACGACATCCAGGTGCGAGGCTTTGAATATGCAGCTTGGAAAATTTATACACAACAGGTACAATCTGAGGGAGTTTGTTGAGCACTTCCAACACTATTTAGAGTTCATGAGGAGGAGAGAACTAGTGGCAGACTACAAGTCTGCGTATGGAGAGCCTGTTGTGAAGACGAAACTCGAGGCTATTGAGCAGTTCGCTGCAACAGTTTATACAAAAGAGGTTTTCGAATTGTTTCGGGAGGTGCTGATGCTGGCCAGCAACGTTAGAGTTGTGTCCACCAAGAGGACGAGCACTTGTGTTTTGTTCAAAGTTGCAATGTACTGCAAGCAGAGATCATGGGCCGTGTCGTGGGCCGAGGAAGACGACGAATTCAGCTGTTCTTGTCAGCGGATGGAGTCCTTTGGGCTTCCTTGTGTCCACATGGTTGGGGTTATGGTTTATCTGAACATGACAGCTATCCCCAAAGGCCTAATACTTGACCGGTGGACAAAGAGGGCTAAGCAACCGCGTGCACACTGCGACGGAACTCGTGTTGGGGAGATCCCAGAAGCGGCATACATGAGCATACACGCGGTGATGCTGGATGATTGTAGGGAGCTGGTGAGCCTGTCTTGCCGGTTTTTCGAGGACTACGTTGACGTGAAAACAAGGTTGGCAAAGGAGTGTCAATCCCTGCGGGACAAATATCGCCAAAGGTTGGGTGTTGCTGAGGAGGTCAGCAGGGTGTCTGTTCGGGACCCGATGCGGCCAAGGTACAAAGGATGCGGTCGAAGAGTTGTCACCTCCCGGGGAAAGTTTCGCCGTGTTCAAAGGTGTCGACTGTGTGGAAAGGGCGAACACAATTCTTGCAAGTGTCAACAATCGAGTACGGGGGAGAACATCGATAGTTTTGAGGCTGACGCGGCTTACGAAAGCATGAAGGCAGGAGAGGGGGTGAGGAGTACTACAAATTTGAGTGAGCTGGCTGAACCGTTCTTTTTGGCGGTTACGCATTGA
- the LOC107460993 gene encoding protein FAR1-RELATED SEQUENCE 5-like: MQDADDGMSGETVPVEEVEAMDSSTADADIDAEAAVRIVEGIGSFGAIEFSSLTAKDMLTTEFTSLQAAYDYYNEFGRMKGFSVRRSKVGRRTKQGAEGEIIWQVFVCSREGERDGKHMHREDRKKDPRPITRCGCEARNKVHADDASERWFVEQFCDNHNHPMLYARFRGLSRSHRAVKEGDLHQINSMRKSGLRVPTIFCAFANQSGGFETVGFEIKDIYNVIEKQRRAGTTDAEFALKFLGNLRTTDSGMFWRYSLDVDKRLENLFWCDGTSRYDYSVFSDVLGFDATYGRNKYKCPLVIFSGWTIICGRWCSATTS; this comes from the coding sequence ATGCAGGATGCTGATGATGGAATGAGCGGCGAAACCGTGCCGGTAGAGGAAGTAGAAGCGATGGATTCGTCCACCGCAGATGCGGACATAGATGCAGAAGCAGCAGTGAGGATTGTTGAAGGGATAGGGTCCTTTGGCGCAATTGAATTTTCTTCCCTAACAGCCAAGGACATGCTGACAACGGAGTTCACAAGCTTACAGGCAGCCTATGACTACTACAACGAATTTGGTCGCATGAAGGGATTCTCGGTCAGGAGGTCCAAGGTGGGTCGCAGAACAAAGCAGGGGGCGGAGGGCGAAATAATTTGGCAGGTATTCGTGTGCTCTAGGGAAGGAGAGCGCGACGGGAAACACATGCATCGGGAAGACAGGAAGAAGGATCCTCGACCGATCACGCGGTGTGGGTGTGAAGCCCGGAATAAGGTCCACGCTGATGATGCTAGCGAGCGATGGTTTGTTGAACAATTCTGCGATAACCACAATCATCCCATGCTGTATGCGAGGTTTAGGGGTCTGTCGCGATCACACAGAGCAGTCAAGGAAGGGGATTTGCACCAAATCAATTCCATGAGGAAATCTGGGTTGCGGGTGCCGACAATTTTCTGCGCGTTTGCCAATCAGTCAGGAGGATTTGAGACTGTTGGGTTCGAGATAAAAGACATATATAATGTGATAGAGAAGCAAAGGCGGGCTGGCACGACAGATGCGGAGTTCGCGTTGAAGTTCTTGGGAAATTTAAGGACCACTGATTCCGGGATGTTCTGGAGGTACTCGCTGGATGTTGACAAGAGGCTGGAAAATCTCTTCTGGTGCGATGGTACAAGTCGTTATGACTACAGCGTCTTCAGTGATGTCCTGGGTTTTGATGCAACTTACGGTCGTAACAAATACAAGTGCCCTTTGGTAATATTCTCAGGGTGGACCATCATATGCGGACGATGGTGTTCGGCTACGACATCTTGA
- the LOC107461097 gene encoding serine/threonine-protein kinase Aurora-2: protein MAIATEQPQQQHQQQASSEVSAGEQKRWTLNDFDIGKPLGRGKFGHVYLAREKRSNHIVALKVLFKSQLQQSQVEHQLRREVEIQSHLRHPHILRLYGYFYDQKRVYLILEYAPKGELYKELQKCKYFSERRAATYVASLARALIYCHGKHVIHRDIKPENLLMGAQGELKIADFGWSVHTFNRRRTMCGTLDYLPPEMVESIEHDASVDIWSLGVLCYEFLYGVPPFEAKEHSDTYRRIVQVDLKFPPKPIVSSAAKDLISQMLVKDSSQRLPLHKLLEHPWIVQNAEPSGVYRG, encoded by the exons atggCGATTGCAACAGAGCAACctcaacaacaacatcaacaacag GCTTCTTCGGAGGTTTCAGCTGGGGAGCAAAAGAGGTGGACACTTAACGATTTCGACATTGGGAAACCGCTTGGAAGGGGGAAATTCGGCCATGTCTATTTGGCCAGGGAAAAGAGA AGTAATCATATTGTTGCTTTGAAAGTACTCTTTAAGAGCCAGTTGCAACAGTCCCAAGTTGAGCATCAGCTTCGGCGAGAAGTGGAGATTCAGAGTCATCTCAGACATCCTCACATCTTACGCCTTTACGGCTACTTTTATGATCAG AAACGAGTTTACTTGATTTTGGAGTATGCACCTAAAGGTGAACTATACAAAGAATTGCAGAAATGCAAATATTTCAGTGAAAGACGTGCAGCTACT TATGTTGCATCATTGGCCCGAGCCCTGATATATTGCCATGGAAAGCATGTAATACATAGGGATATTAAACCAGAGAACCTCCTTATGGGAGCTCAG GGTGAACTGAAGATAGCAGATTTTGGGTGGTCAGTGCACACCTTCAACCGAAGGCGAACCATGTGTGGCACACTGGATTACCTTCCACCTGAGATGG TGGAGAGTATAGAACATGATGCTAGCGTGGATATATGGAGTCTTGGTGTCCTGTGCTATGAGTTTCTATATGGAGTCCCCCCTTTTGAGGCTAAAGAACATTCTGATACTTATAGGAG AATTGTACAAGTGGATCTCAAGTTCCCCCCAAAACCCATTGTGTCTTCTGCTGCAAAGGACCTCATCAGTCAG ATGCTGGTCAAGGACTCTTCTCAACGTCTACCTTTACACAAACTTCTTGAACACCCTTGGATTGTTCAGAATGCGGAGCCCTCTGGTGTATATAGAGGCTAA